The genomic DNA CATATTTTGTTAATAGACTGATGATGGCCTCAGCTTCATAACGGCATGCAGTGTAAATCCAGCATTACAAATAAGTAATTATCCCCACCTGCACTGCAGAGCCAAACACAAATGCAGTTTTCTCCAGCCTCAGCCAGAGATGTCTGACATTTCTGTCTTGAGCTGACCTGCTCACTATTTCAGGAAACACATGCCTCTACCAATTACAAGCTAAAAATATGGACATCCCCTCTGGGTTGATCAGTTTAAAAGTGACATTGTGTCACTAAAATGGTGCAAAGTATATGAAAATTGGATATATTCTTTCTGCCTTGATATTGTCATTATTAATAGTTGATAATGAGCATTTACAAAgattcagaaacatcagttgtaACGCTATAATAGCCACTAATATAATGTTTTATAAACCAGTTATTAACTGTTTGgtaaatttttaaaatatttactcCATGAATTTAATTTACGTGTTTATTTGGTAATGACGGTGTGACagattggcgacctgtccagagtgTATCCTGCCTCTCGTCCAGTGACAGCTGGGTTAGGTTACAGCACCCATGTGACCTTGAACTGGAGAAGCAGAAGCAAATAGATGGATTGTAATGATGGTTAATATGAAGCATTAATGGAATGAATAATGCTTCATATTAACCATCGTACCTTATCTCATACTGATATCAGCAATTTAAGGTTTTGACAAAATCACACTGAGCCCTTGGGGACATTATGTACAACTGATTCATTAACTCCGGATAACAGATTAAGATTGATAGTTATGGTCAGTACAGATAAGGATGGCCCTTAAGGTCCAGCAAGATAGCTTTAGCTACATTTttttgcatgattttttttttaaagttcaatatttttattaacatttgaGTGGCTACATGCTGGAAAATGTTCCCACTGTACTACTGACttggctgtgtgtctgtgtgaacagTAAATCTGGATGGTGTGCCAGTTTGGGCCTCATCTAAATATCTCCAATATTGCTGGATGTGTAAAGCCAAACTTTAAATTTATTAAGACCAAAAGCTTTATAAAAATAACATGGTACAGAGATACTCTACTCCATTAAATCCTGCTGGCAGTTGCACGTCTTTGATTCCTCTCCTAGACTCCTCTCCTGGCATCTTAGTCCCTCCCATTAGAGGTAAgagtggaggaggagaggaagagacaCGAAGAGAGAGGAGTCAACACAACAAGCAGTTAGAAAGATGAGACATCCTCAGTTTGATGCCAGTGTCATTTTAAACATAATGTGTGTCACGACCGCGTCATGAATTTAACCAGCTGCATTTTCAGATCTGATTTATGAGGTACAACAGTGTTagactttaaaaaatgaattaattagacaagagtaaaacacacacagacagtgaaGGTCAGACTGTTTGATCACATAATAAATCATCTAAAATACCCGAATGAATGTGTGAATACAAAAGACTAGCTGACTGAAGACTCCGTCTGCCCTCCACAGTTTGTACATTTCAGCTGTATACAGCGTTCCTTCTATATGTTTCAGGTAAAAATACTAATGCAAAGGATACATCTGTGCATCCTCAATGATAGCCTCTCTAGCAGGCCTGCTGTCCCGATGGACAGAGAACAGAGGAGGTTTATTATATTTTAGGAATTGGAAATCTACTTCAACAAGGTTTACTGAAATACACTCATGGGTCCaaggcaggaggagagaggacAGAGTAGAGAAACAAGAAAAGCCCCAGCTGAAAAACACTGTGTTAGCAGGGTTAGTGTTTCTGTAGATGATTATTTGTTGCATTGTTGTCAGCactatattttgtttttcacttctATCTTTTTAAAGCTAAGCGAGTAGTTAGTATTTTATGCACTTTTAAGTATTTCACATCAATATAAAATGATCAAGTTTCCACAAATGTGATCTTTTTAAGTCTTGTTTGCTTATGAAAGCTGATTGCcttaaatcttgtttttttatcGTTTGAAACACCAGCATCAAGAGAAATTGTTGCTTTGCTGCTTTTCTGCATGACAAGGCAGATGGACTGTCTGTTTTCCACACCTGCCCGCTGCTGATGTTCAGCCATTAGTCGGCAGGCGCGGGGAACCCCATGCCCTTACCTGCAGCACCAGACAAGATTAAAGGAACGAACAGACAGAGGAACTGATAGCCATGCTCAACAAATCCTCCCACACAGTCTGCAGCGATAACAAAAAAGCACTCTCAGTGGGTGTGGAAACGGCACCTGAGTACCGGCAACAAGAGAGCAGGGGAAACTAAAATTTGCCCACTTTGATTAATTCAGCTGAACTTGCAAACTTTTAATCATGTTACTacaatgttttttaatgttagttttaCTTTATCAGAAGAAATTCTTGTCCCATGCTTTGATGATGATTTAAAGCAAACGTGAGAGTTTTTGTTAATGTTAAACTGGTGTTGGATGACAGTtagaaaatttttaaaaaagcactttTACAAATGAAGAGTTGACTGCACCAATCAGGGTGTGCTCGGAGGAGGAGGCGGTGAGAAGAGGGATGATGATGTGAGTGTTTGACAGATGAAACATCAGACAGtctctctgcacacacacacacacgcgcacacacacactcacagacacaaaatCAAGAGGCTTCCTTTGGCTGGTCATTGTTCAGAACATCCATGGAATGAGCACACGCAGATCTGCAGCGCTTAAGCGGATGGTGCTGCCAGCGAGACCAGGTACTGtggtttttatttactttaaacTTTCAGTATTTTATGTTGTGTGGATTATAAGACATAAACTGCTACTTACAAGAAGTGTTTTCTGATAATTTGTCATGTTAAATGATTCAGCCTATTAAACTTAAGATTTTGCAAACACATTTGACTAATCTGCATCTGCATTAGTAatttttttgctcattttatttcagatatttcatctgatgtaaaatatttttcaacAAAACGATCAACCTGTCCTCAAAAACCTCTTCAGAAAGCTCACCTGTGAGATGTTAGAGCCAAATGTATGCATGCGTGTTTAAACCAGAAGTTTCATTCTGCTAGTGCATGTATTTTTGTGCCTGTTGATGCATGTAACACGCACGGTGAGTCTGTGACTTGGCAGCGCCGGCAGAGGCAGTGCATGTTGTTTCAGTGGTGTCTCtgtgccgctgctgctgctgctgtgctcatGGCTAAGAGGAGGGCTGCAggtagctgctgctgctgccccaGAGCGCCCATGAAAGAGGACAATGCTCGTTTTTGCCTGCTGGCCGGACTCATCCTGCTCTACTTATTGTGCGGAGCTGCCATCTTCTCAGCCTTGGAACACCCGTTTGAGCTCCGCGCACGCCTTCTGTGGAAACAGCAGCTGGACAACTTCACCAGGAGATACAGGGTCAACCTGGGCGCCCTGCACACTCTGCTGAGGCAGTATGAGGAGGCAAACGGAGCTGGCATCAGGGTGGACACTTTAAGGCCACGCTGGGACTTTTCTGGAGCTTTCTACTTTGTGGGCACAGTGGTCTCCACTATTGGTAAGTCTCAACTTAACTTTTTTTCCCagatttttcttcagtttttgaatGTTGCTCATGGCCGTGATCATTTATTTAAccttgtattttgtgttttctctctaaGGTTTTGGCATGAccacaccggcaaccatagcaGGAAAAATATTCCTAATCTTCTACGGTCTCATTGGCTGTGCTGCCACCATCCTCTTTTTTAACCTCTTCCTGGAGAGGATCATCACCATGTTAGCTTACATCATGCGCTGGTGTCATGAGCGTCGGCTGAGGTGTGCTGGAGTCGGGGTGGTGTCGAGCAGGGAGGAGTCATCTGGTGAAGAGGACAGTCTGGAAGGATGGAAGCCATCCGTCTATTACGTGATGCTGATCTTAGGGATAGCATCTGTTGTGATTGCTTGCAGTGCCTCCACTCTGTACAGCTCCATGGAGAACTGGAGCTACGTGGACTCTCTGTACTTTTGCTTCGTGGCCTTCAGCACCATTGGCTTCGGGGACCTGGTGAGCAGCCAGAGGCAGCAGTACGAATCTCAGGAGGCCTACCGGTTTGGAAACTGCCTTTTCATCTTAATGGGAGTTTGTTGCATCTACTCACTTTTCAACGTCATTTCTATCGTCATCAAGCAGACTCTCAACTGGATCCTGGGAAAGCTGGTCTGCTCAGGGAAGCATCAGCTCTGTTCCTGCTCCACCCCTGGCTGCTGGTGGCTCTGCTGCCCCTGCCTCCacaacaaaaatcacaaacagAGGCGTCAACTGGCACACTTCAGGCCAAAACGCATCAAACGCAACGCGGTGCAGCCCATCTCATCCCACCACCGCTACACAGATGGCTCGGTTGAGACTGTGTGCGACAGCGAGACGGATGCGGGCGCGGTGGCTGAAGTACAAGTGGGGCGTCGTTTGTCAGGGGAGATGATCTCTGTCAATGAGTTCATGGCGTCCAACAAGGTGTCTCTGGCACTGCTGCAGAAACAGCTGAGTGAAACAGCTCACCAGGGCCCGCGGCAGAGCTACAGCCATCAGAATGGTTTCTCTGGTGGTGTGGGAGCACTGGGGATTATGAATAATCGCTTACAGGAAACCAGTGTGGATAGATAGCATCATAATAACACCTTAATTGTTCTTTGGGTTCTCTATATTTAAGCCTTACATTTccttaggattttttttattatgagtAATTTGttctgtattaaaaaaatatccaaGAATAGAATATTTTGTTTCTGAAAAGCAGACTGTAGACAGCAAATAATCGTTCATACTTTGTTTGgtgagaagaaagagaaagttAAAGGACAAATACGTGTTAAAGACTTCAGCATCATTTGAAGAGGGGTTTGATGTCCTGAAGTGACTGACTCACAGAAACGCAATCAGATGAGAGAAGCTTTGAAGGAGCACTTAGAGAGGACTGCTGATTTAAGGACACTGCACATGTCCCCCTCCCCGAGCTCCTCAGAAGACATCGTTGTACATAAGGTGGTAGTTAGTGAACGTAGAAACCAAAATATCTCCTCTTAGATAACTAGCTGCATATATAAAACAGTTCAAATATGATTTGTATTTAAACAGAGCTTCTCAAACAAACTGCAGGAGCTCAGAAGCACCAAGAAAGACATTTTTCAATTGGACATCATTGAAATTCAGAGTAATCATGAAAGAGATCCAGGGTTTTCAATTGAGACCTAATGAAACATGACTCGTAGAGGACGTCCTTATGTCAACGAGGGCTTTGCAGATAGCCACAGGATCACGTCAGCAGAGCAGAGAGAAAGATTTAGGTAACTAGATGAAATCCTTTACTATGCAACAAAACCCGTTTGTAATTCATTCATGTATAAGGAGGGTTTTTGTGAGTAGATGATGAGTGTGAGGTTAAAAGCTTCCATAGAAATCATAATCACCCATTTTCGGCCGTCCTGTCTTCACTGTGTTCAAAATGAGTTATTTAAGAAACGAGCACAGCAAGTCATCAGACAAATATTCTTTATTTAGATTTAAAACAATAGTGACACTTAATGTAATTTCCTATACACAGAAAATGACTCGC from Oreochromis niloticus isolate F11D_XX linkage group LG10, O_niloticus_UMD_NMBU, whole genome shotgun sequence includes the following:
- the kcnk12l gene encoding potassium channel subfamily K member 13, which produces MHACLNQKFHSASACIFVPVDACNTHGESVTWQRRQRQCMLFQWCLCAAAAAAVLMAKRRAAGSCCCCPRAPMKEDNARFCLLAGLILLYLLCGAAIFSALEHPFELRARLLWKQQLDNFTRRYRVNLGALHTLLRQYEEANGAGIRVDTLRPRWDFSGAFYFVGTVVSTIGFGMTTPATIAGKIFLIFYGLIGCAATILFFNLFLERIITMLAYIMRWCHERRLRCAGVGVVSSREESSGEEDSLEGWKPSVYYVMLILGIASVVIACSASTLYSSMENWSYVDSLYFCFVAFSTIGFGDLVSSQRQQYESQEAYRFGNCLFILMGVCCIYSLFNVISIVIKQTLNWILGKLVCSGKHQLCSCSTPGCWWLCCPCLHNKNHKQRRQLAHFRPKRIKRNAVQPISSHHRYTDGSVETVCDSETDAGAVAEVQVGRRLSGEMISVNEFMASNKVSLALLQKQLSETAHQGPRQSYSHQNGFSGGVGALGIMNNRLQETSVDR